A genomic stretch from Telopea speciosissima isolate NSW1024214 ecotype Mountain lineage chromosome 7, Tspe_v1, whole genome shotgun sequence includes:
- the LOC122669443 gene encoding uncharacterized protein LOC122669443, whose product MQPSQQHSRINLADLKAQIVKKLGPERSKLYFHYLNGLLSLKLSKGEFDKLCYRTLGRENLPLHNQLIRSILKNVCHSKVPPSVNEKEVRKSAVTAGKKSPPREDGYKQSGPPPTPTHSPTPVIWSNGDVPANVPRKGMSGIRERKLKDRPSLLGPNGKVEFPSQQSINTDESIKVIMENGDLYPCDFQRPVHHHQGLAEQPENEREVSLQRPIKKPRIKRSQDDLVSVHSKGQLEVVAVEDGEEVEQANISSSTRSPLTAPLGIPFCPASIGGARRAQPVPSSSFASYYDSGGLSDTDTLRKRMERIAGTQGLEGVSTDSANLLNNGLDAYLKRLIRSCIELVGARSGHEPSVQSVYKKQPQGKVINGIWLGSQSQMQSSSGPLEGGQEQRSCCPISLLDFKVAMGLNPQQLGEDWPLLLEKICMHSVEE is encoded by the coding sequence ATGCAACCTTCACAGCAGCACTCGCGGATCAATCTTGCTGACTTGAAGGCACAGATAGTGAAGAAGCTTGGCCCAGAGAGGTCAAAGCTTTACTTCCATTATTTGAATGGGCTATTGAGCCTTAAGTTAAGTAAGGGGGAATTTGATAAGCTATGTTATCGAACTCTTGGGAGGGAGAATCTCCCTCTCCACAACCAGTTGATACGTTCAATTCTGAAGAATGTTTGTCATTCGAAGGTCCCACCATCAGTTAACGAGAAGGAAGTCCGGAAGTCTGCTGTAACAGCTGGAAAGAAATCTCCTCCAAGAGAAGATGGGTATAAGCAAAGTGGGCCCCCACCAACTCCAACTCATTCGCCGACTCCGGTAATTTGGTCAAATGGGGATGTTCCAGCAAATGTGCCCCGAAAGGGCATGTCTGGCATTCGAGAAAGGAAGCTTAAAGATCGGCCAAGTCTTCTTGGACCCAATGGGAAGGTGGAGTTTCCTTCTCAACAATCTATCAATACAGATGAAAGCATCAAGGTTATCATGGAAAATGGGGATTTGTATCCATGTGATTTCCAGAGGCCTGTCCATCATCACCAGGGCCTTGCGGAGCAGCCTGAAAATGAGCGGGAGGTTTCGCTTCAGCGTCCTATTAAAAAACCAAGAATAAAGAGATCACAGGATGATCTGGTTTCTGTACATAGCAAAGGTCAGCTTGAAGTAGTTGCTGTCGAAGATGGGGAAGAGGTGGAGCAGGCCAACATCTCCAGCTCCACTAGAAGTCCACTTACGGCTCCGCTCGGAATTCCATTTTGCCCCGCTAGTATAGGTGGGGCCCGCAGGGCTCAGCCGGTGCCAAGCAGTAGTTTTGCTAGTTATTATGACAGTGGTGGATTATCTGATACTGATACATTGAGGAAACGAATGGAGCGGATTGCAGGAACACAGGGCCTTGAAGGCGTGTCAACAGACTCTGCTAATTTGTTAAATAATGGGTTGGATGCATATCTGAAGCGATTGATCAGGTCTTGCATTGAGCTAGTAGGAGCAAGATCTGGACATGAGCCATCAGTGCAATCTGTCTACAAGAAACAACCTCAGGGTAAAGTCATTAATGGCATCTGGCTGGGTAGTCAGTCACAGATGCAAAGTAGCAGTGGGCCTCTGGAAGGTGGCCAAGAACAGAGAAGCTGTTGTCCAATATCTTTGCTTGATTTCAAAGTTGCAATGGGGCTAAATCCACAGCAACTCGGAGAAGACTGGCCTTTGCTACTGGAGAAAATTTGTATGCACTCGGTCGAGGAATAA